From one Brachypodium distachyon strain Bd21 chromosome 4, Brachypodium_distachyon_v3.0, whole genome shotgun sequence genomic stretch:
- the LOC106866736 gene encoding uncharacterized protein LOC106866736 encodes MQVVGEGRQRPRPHGKATAAPLESDPVGGKSRARARARETDRARPLPRVRASFTEREREWKRKGGGGTLGGGGGPVSPLAAPLFKHLHRATVPAPPCPQLQLPVRTRSSCSPASVDCLPVHTYSSGPSAPCSLLFLCFLLPLFLSCLSALLYSVTGSARFFTADSTMAIERRSRLQNAAQILWAEDSSQSVDPITPAQAEQGVPTTEGGQAVASSATSLEDGKLKIYSSPSDCSLQATPSKPYDPALADLMEKKLSSSLEQIEKMARRNLKKTYYLSFKGHID; translated from the exons ATGCAGGTCGTGGGGGAAGGACGCCAAAGACCGAGGCCGCACGGGAAAGCGACCGCGGCCCCGCTGGAAAGCGACCCCGTCGGCGGGAAATCGAGGGcgagggcgcgggcgcgggaaACCGACCGTGCGAGGCCTTTACCACGGGTGCGGGCCAGCTTcacggagagggagagggagtgGAAGAGAAAAGGCGGAGGCGGAactctcggcggcggcggcggtcctgTATCTCCGCTTGCCGCTCCTCTGTTCAAGCATCTCCACCGGGCGACTGTACCTGCTCCACCCTGTCCTCAGCTGCAGCTCCCCGTCCGCACCCGCAGCTCCTGCTCGCCCGCCTCCGTGGATTGTCTTCCCGTCCACACCTACAGCTCCGGCCCGTCCGCCCCGtgctccctcctcttcctctgcttccttcttcctctgtttctttcCTGTCTCTCTGCTTTGTTGTATAGTGTGACTGGAAGTGCTCGGTTTTTTACAGCTGATAGCACAATG GCAATTGAAAGGAGAAGTCGTCTGCAGAATGCTGCTCAGATCCTGTGGGCAGAAGATTCTTCCCAATCTGTGGATCCAATAACTCCAGCACAGGCAGAGCAGGGTGTGCCAACAACTGAGGGTGGTCAAGCTGTTGCAAGCTCTGCAACTTCTTTGGAGGATGGCAAGCTGAAGATATATTCCTCTCCATCTGATTGCTCCTTGCAGGCCACTCCATCCAAACCATATGATCCAGCTCTTGCAGATCTCATGGAGAAGAAGCTGTCCAGCTCGTTAGagcagatcgagaagatggcgAGACGAAACCTAAAGAAAACTTATTATCTGTCATTCAAAGGTCACATTGACTGA